Within the Novosphingobium pentaromativorans US6-1 genome, the region CGCGCGGACTTTTCCGACCGGATCGTTGCCGATGCCGCATTTGCCGAGAAGTGGGGCGACCTCGGACCGGTTTACGGCAAGCAGTGGGTCGATTGGCCGGTCTTTGAGGATGCCGGAAACGGACTTTTCCGCCGGCGCGAGCAGGGCATCAATCAGGTTGCGCAGGTGATCGCATCCTTGCAGGAGAACCCCGGCAGCCGTCGCCACATCATCGAGGGGTGGAACGTCGCCGAGCTGGACGCGATGGCTCTCCCACCCTGCCACAAGACCTATCAGTTCCATGTTGCGGGTGGCCGTCTTTCGTGCCTGCTTTACCAGCGCAGCTGCGATTTGGGCCTGGGATTCGCGTTCAACATGTGGTCGCTTGCCCTGTTGACCCGCATGTTCGCGCAGCAATGCAACCTGGAGCCGGGTGAAGTCGTTTGGACAGGGGGTGATGTCCATCTCTACCTCAACCATGGCGCGCTGGTGGAAGAGCAGATTTCCCGCAAGCCCGAGGGGCAGGCGACGCTCGAGATCCTGCGGCGTCCGCAAAGCGTCTTCGACTATCGTATCGAAGACTTCGAAGTGCGTGGATATGCGCCCCAGTCGCACATCTCCGCACCGGTTGCGGTCTGATTGACATTGCGGGGGTTTGTAATATTATGACTCAACCGTAGAATTTTGATACGCTCCGATTCTCCCGGTGCGTGGAGTTCTCACGGGCCGAAACTGGCGGGAGAGAACGAAAATGGGCGAAAGTCCGGTCAGGTCTGGAAAGCCGCGCGGCAACTTGCCGCCACTTGAACTCTATGTGCCCGAGCCGAAGTACAGGCCGGGTGACAAGGTCGATTACTCGGAGCTGGATATTCCCGAGCCGGGCGAGCTGGCGCGGCCCGACGAGGCCTGCGCGGCAAGCGAAACCTGGCCGCTTACGACCGACA harbors:
- the thyA gene encoding thymidylate synthase; translated protein: MNAPSTLLRSESPASGRVPHWEWQYLDLMRHIWEHGDERVDRTGVGTRSVFGATIRFDLADGAMPLLSTKRVYWKTATRELLWFLTGDTNIRSLCAQGVQIWTDWPLDRYRRETGDQISRADFSDRIVADAAFAEKWGDLGPVYGKQWVDWPVFEDAGNGLFRRREQGINQVAQVIASLQENPGSRRHIIEGWNVAELDAMALPPCHKTYQFHVAGGRLSCLLYQRSCDLGLGFAFNMWSLALLTRMFAQQCNLEPGEVVWTGGDVHLYLNHGALVEEQISRKPEGQATLEILRRPQSVFDYRIEDFEVRGYAPQSHISAPVAV